From one Lycium ferocissimum isolate CSIRO_LF1 chromosome 7, AGI_CSIRO_Lferr_CH_V1, whole genome shotgun sequence genomic stretch:
- the LOC132064590 gene encoding uncharacterized protein LOC132064590, whose product MRKRSVWAWVVAIICFIVLMIVTPAIPQSQEYHDFADQRNFLGIPNALNVVSNFPFLVIGLIGLVLCHHGNYFKLSLQGELWGWTCFYIGVAAVAFGSSYYHLKPNDARLVWDRLPMTVAFTSIIGIFIIERIDERKGTLSLIPLLLAGVVSIMYWRFFDDLRPYGAVQFVPCLAIPLMAILLPPMYTHSTYWLWAAAFYLLAKVEEAADKPIYNWTHHIVSGHTLKHLCAAMVPVFLTLMLAKRDIEPNRISLYQSWRISWSKAKQNGAEMESHTCTYSSVAVEESH is encoded by the exons ATGAGGAAGAGAAGTGTGTGGGCATGGGTAGTTGCAATCATCTGCTTTATAGTGCTCATGATTGTTACTCCAGCAATTCCTCAGTCTCAAGAATATCATGATTTTGCTGATCAACGCAACTTTCTCG GGATTCCCAATGCACTGAATGTGGTCTCAAATTTCCCTTTCCTTGTGATCGGTCTGATAGGTCTTGTACTTTGCCATCACGGTAATTATTTCAAGCTGAG CTTGCAAGGAGAGCTTTGGGGTTGGACGTGCTTCTATATTGGTGTGGCAGCGGTTGCTTTTGGGTCCTCATACTATCATCTCAAGCCAAATGATGCTCGTCTTGTGTGGGATAGATTGCCA ATGACTGTTGCATTTACGTCTATCATTGGTATCTTTATTATTGAAAGAATAGATGAGAGAAAGGGAACTCTGTCTCTCATTCCATTGCTTCTCGCCGGTGTAGTTAGTATCATGTATTGGAG GTTCTTTGATGATCTCCGTCCTTATGGGGCAGTTCAATTTGTACCATGCCTAGCCATCCCACTCATGGCTATTTTGTTGCCTCCGATGTACACGCATTCCACTTATTGGCTGTGGGCTGcag CGTTTTATCTTTTAGCAAAGGTTGAAGAAGCAGCTGATAAGCCAATCTACAACTGGACTCATCATATCGTGAGTGGCCACACACTCAAACATTTATGTGCTGCAATGGTGCCCGTCTTCTTGACCTTAATGCTTGCGAAAAGGGACATTGAACCAAATAG GATCAGTTTATATCAAAGTTGGAGAATATCTTGGAGTAAAGCAAAACAAAATGGAGCAGAAATGGAGAGTCACACTTGTACTTATTCAAGTGTCGCAGTTGAGGAATCCCATTAA
- the LOC132064589 gene encoding uncharacterized protein LOC132064589, whose amino-acid sequence MAQSLELLLIQFLMPDNDARRQAEDQIKRLAKDPQVVPSLIHHLRTAKTPNVRQLAAVLLRKKITGHWAKLTPQLRQLVKQSLIESITVEHSPPVRRASANVISIVAKYAVPAGEWSDLLPFLFQCSQSAQEEHREVALILFSSLTETIGNSFQPYFADLQSLLLKCLQDETSNRVRVAALKAVGSFLEFTHDEAEVVKFREFIPGILNVSRQCLASGDEDVAVLAFEIFDELIESPAPLLGDSVKAIVQFSLEVCSSPNLESNTRHQAIQIISWLAKYKSNSLKKYKLVTPILQIMCPLLAESTDRSEDDDLAPDRAAAEVIDTMALNLSKHVFPPVLEFASLSSQSQNGKFREASVTVLGVISEGCLELMKNKLEPILHIVLGALRDPEQMVRGAASFALGQFAEYLQPEIVTHYESVLPCILNAVEDVSDEVKEKSYYALAAFCENMGEEILPFLDPLMGKLFGALQSSPRNLQETCMSAIGSVASAAEQAFVPYAERVLELMKVFMVLTNDEDLRSRARATELVGIVAMSVGRTRMESVLPPFIEAAISGFGLEFSELREYTHGFFSNVAEILDDGFAQYLPHVVPLAFTSCNLDDGSAVDIDDSDEDENVHGFGGVSSDDEAHDEPRVRNISIRTGVLDEKAAATQALGLFALHTKSSYSPYLEESLKILVKHSSYFHEDVRMQAIISLKYILIATQAALQGHNEGMAKIKEVFDTVMKIYIKTMTEDDDKEVVAQACTAVADIVKDFGYMAVEPYITQLVEGTLVLLREQSACQLVESDSEADDDDTEHDEVLMDAVSDLLPAFAKAMGSHFAPIFSKLFEPLMKFAKASRPPQDRTMVVATLAEVAQHMGAPIGGYIDTVMSLVLKELASADPTNRRNAAFCVGELCKNGGDAALKYYGDALRGLYPLFGEAEPDNAVRDNAAGAVARMIMVHPETVPLNQVLPVFLKVLPLKEDHEESMAVYSCICNLVLSSNSQILSLVPELVNVFAQVAMSPVETPEVKAHVGRAFSHLFSIYGQQMQPLLSNLPPAHANALATIAPQS is encoded by the exons ATGGCGCAATCACTGGAGCTATTATTGATTCAATTTCTTATGCCTGACAATGACGCTAGAAGACAAGCTGAAGACCAAATTAAGCGTCTTGCGAAGGATCCACAAGTGGTTCCATCATTGATTCACCATCTCCGTACCGCTAAAACGCCTAATGTTCGGCAACTTGCGGCGGTACTCCTCCGTAAGAAGATCACTGGTCACTGGGCTAAGTTAACTCCTCAGCTCCGTCAGCTCGTTAAACAATCCCTAATTGAGAGCATCACCGTGGAACACAG TCCTCCGGTGAGGCGAGCTAGTGCAAATGTGATTAGTATCGTTGCAAAATATGCGGTTCCAGCTGGAGAGTGGTCAGATTTGTTGCCATTTTTGTTCCAGTGCAGTCAAAGTGCACAAGAAGAACACAGAGAG GTGGCTTTGATTCTTTTCAGTTCCTTGACTGAAACTATCGGGAATTCTTTTCAACCATATTTTGCTGATTTGCAATCATTGCTGCTCAAGTGCCTTCAAGATGAAACAAGTAACCGTGTCAGAGTTGCAGCTCTCAA GGCAGTTGGATCTTTTCTAGAGTTCACTCATGACGAGGCAGAAGTG GTCAAGTTTCGAGAGTTTATCCCTGGCATTTTGAATGTGTCAAGGCAGTGTCTTGCTTCAGGCGATGAAGATGTTGCTGTGCTTgcttttgaaatatttgatgaGCTAATAGAATCTCCCGCACCTCTACTTGGGGATTCAGTTAAAGCAATAGTGCAGTTTTCTCTTGAAGTTTGTTCAAGTCCAAATTTGGAGTCGAACACACGCCATCAG GCTATTCAAATAATCTCGTGGCTAGCGAAGTACAAGTCGAATTCTCTTAAAAAGTACAAGCTAGTAACACCAATTTTGCAAATAATGTGTCCATTGCTTGCTGAATCTACAGACAgaagtgaagatgatgatctTGCTCCAGATCGAGCTGCTGCAGAAGTAATTGATACCATGGCTCTGAATTTGTCTAAACATGTATTTCCACCTGTTCTTGAGTTTGCTTCTTTAAGCAGTCAAAGTCAAAATGGGAAGTTTCGCGAAGCTTCAGTTACTGTTTTAGGTGTTATATCTGAGGGTTGTTTGGAACTCATGAAGAATAAACTGGAACCCATTCTACACATTGTCTTGGGGGCTCTGAGAGATCCTGAACAAATGGTGAGAGGAGCTGCTTCATTTGCCTTGGGCCAATTTGCTGAGTATCTGCAGCCCGAGATAGTTACTCACTATGAAAGTGTCCTCCCGTGCATTTTAAATGCTGTCGAGGATGTATCTGATGAAGTTAAG GAGAAGTCTTATTATGCATTGGCCGCATTTTGTGAGAACATGGGTGAAGAAATTCTTCCTTTCCTGGATCCTTTGATGGGAAAATTATTTGGTGCTCTCCAAAGTAGCCCTCGTAATTTGCAGGAAACTTGCATG TCTGCTATTGGTTCAGTTGCATCTGCTGCTGAACAAGCATTTGTTCCCTATGCTGAAAGAGTTCTAGAGTTGATGAAAGTTTTCATGGTGCTTACAAATGATGAAGACCTCCGTTCACGAGCTAGGGCTACTGAATTAGTTGGGATAGTTGCAATGTCTGTTGGCAGGACAAGGATGGAATCAGTTTTGCCGCCTTTCATTGAAGCTGCAATTTCA GGTTTTGGTTTGGAATTTAGCGAGCTTCGAGAATACACTCATGGTTTTTTTAGCAATGTAGCGGAAATTCTGGATGATGGATTTGCTCAG TACCTTCCGCATGTCGTTCCTCTGGCATTCACTTCCTGCAACCTAGATGATGGTTCTGCTGTTGATATTGACGATTCTGATGAAGATGAAAATGTTCATGGATTTGGCGGTGTGTCATCTGATGATGAAGCGCATGATGAACCTAGGGTTCGTAATATCAGTATAAGAACTGGTGTATTAGATGAGAAGGCAGCTGCAACTCAAGCCCTTGGCTTATTTGCTCTACATACAAAGAGTTCTTATTCGCC TTACTTGGAAGAGTCACTGAAGATTTTGGTGAAGCATTCTAGCTACTTTCATGAGGATGTTCGAATGCAAGCCATTATTTCTCTCAAAT ATATTTTGATAGCTACACAAGCAGCATTGCAAGGTCATAAT GAGGGAATGGCAAAGATAAAAGAAGTTTTTG ATACTGTaatgaaaatttatataaagACAATGACTGAAGATGACGACAAAGAAGTCGTTGCGCAAGCTTGTACGGCTGTTGCTGACATCGTGAAAGATTTTGGTTACATGGCTGTTGAGCCCT ATATCACTCAGCTTGTTGAGGGAACTTTAGTTCTGTTACGTGAGCAGTCTGCTTGTCAACTCGTAGAATCAGATAGTGAAGCTGATGATGACGACACTGAACATGACGAAGTGCTAATGGATGCTGTTTCTGATCTCCTCCCTGCATTTGCAAAGGCCATGGGTTCCCATTTTGCTCCTATCTTTTCAAAGCTGTTCGAACCTTTGATGAAATTTGCA AAAGCATCGCGCCCACCTCAAGATCGGACCATGGTCGTTGCAACCCTTGCAGAAGTTGCTCAACACATGGGTGCTCCTATTGGTGGTTATATTGAt ACTGTGATGTCCCTGGTACTTAAAGAATTAGCTTCAGCAGATCCTACTAACCGAAGGAATGCAGCATTTTGTGTTGGCGAGTTGTGCAAAAATGGTGGTGATGCTGCTTTGAA ATATTATGGGGATGCTTTACGGGGCCTTTACCCATTATTTGGCGAAGCTGAGCCAGATAATGCGGTGAGAGACAATGCTGCTGGTGCGGTGGCAAGGATGATAATGGTTCATCCAGAGACAGTCCCACTGAATCAG GTGCTACctgttttcttgaaagttcttccTCTGAAAGAGGATCATGAAGAATCAATGGCAGTCTACAGTTGCATATGCAATCTTGTTTTGTCGTCTAACTCTCAG ATCCTATCTTTGGTTCCAGAGTTGGTTAATGTTTTTGCCCAGGTTGCAATGTCACCTGTTGAAACCCCTGAAGTCAAGGCTCATGTCGGAAGAGCATTTTCCCACCTATTTTCGATTTATGGTCAACAAATGCAGCCTCTTCTGAGTAATCTTCCACCTGCACATGCTAATGCCCTTGCAACTATTGCACCTCAGAGCTGA